A window of the Mus pahari chromosome 1, PAHARI_EIJ_v1.1, whole genome shotgun sequence genome harbors these coding sequences:
- the LOC115064564 gene encoding uncharacterized protein LOC115064564 isoform X1, whose amino-acid sequence MQKSTDLSVLQSYELAIWKEEKHRSQGRYSSKFQKGCPCIPRRAFYTAALSSHLTYHLGGRVPQISVREDIPPSFKQVGPCIT is encoded by the exons ATGCAGAAAAGCACAGATCTCAG TGTTTTGCAGTCATATGAATTGGCAatttggaaggaagagaagcacaGATCTCAG GGAAGATATTCTTCCAAGTTTCAAAAAGGGTGCCCTTGCATCCCTCGAAGAGCTTTCTACACTGCAGCCCTCTCCAG TCATCTGACATACCACCTTGGAGGAAGAGTACCACAGATCTCAG TTAGGGAAGACATTCCTCCAAGTTTCAAGCAAGTGGGCCCTTGCATCACTTGA
- the LOC115064564 gene encoding uncharacterized protein LOC115064564 isoform X2 — MQKSTDLSVLQSYELAIWKEEKHRSQGRYSSKFQKGCPCIPRRAFYTAALSSHLTYHLGGRVPQISGKTFLQVSSKWALASLEEFSTQQSSPVTWDYLTLRDFWKASHLTYYLGMQRTTVLK; from the exons ATGCAGAAAAGCACAGATCTCAG TGTTTTGCAGTCATATGAATTGGCAatttggaaggaagagaagcacaGATCTCAG GGAAGATATTCTTCCAAGTTTCAAAAAGGGTGCCCTTGCATCCCTCGAAGAGCTTTCTACACTGCAGCCCTCTCCAG TCATCTGACATACCACCTTGGAGGAAGAGTACCACAGATCTCAG GGAAGACATTCCTCCAAGTTTCAAGCAAGTGGGCCCTTGCATCACTTGAAGAGTTTTCTACCCAGCAGTCCTCTCCAGTTACTTGGGACTATTTGACTTTGAGGGACTTTTGGAAGGCCAG TCATCTGACATACTACCTTGGAATGCAAAGAACCACAGTTCTCAAGTAA